A genomic region of Lytechinus pictus isolate F3 Inbred chromosome 2, Lp3.0, whole genome shotgun sequence contains the following coding sequences:
- the LOC129276193 gene encoding 72 kDa type IV collagenase-like — protein sequence MPVGKSPGPTVITNAVSNLQSFMDITPSGSKGQVDKKTLDTVRTPRCGLKDPIRHMAEGDPDVVRHTLFGPRWNKTALVYKIFKFPRKVKKSQYRNAIEEAFRLWSNASPLTFREVNRRDSADIDIRFVSGFHQDEHPFDGPMGVVGHPVIEEMYESRVVRIDVDSDELFSFDSADGINLLQVMVHQIGHALGLGHSSDHDSIMSPCVKPYIPNFTLTETDIAGIQSIYGLPNSPVDPISPPVGRLPSPIIQHSEPRYLCQERPLDAVAILAGEIYVFKGNRYWQFSSPNHLLSPISGSLISERWPGLPTGIDAVYQRNTDNKVVFIRAGRMWIYDIHPKTESDTLAPYTQIHLRDIGLPRAIDMALSCPSWPQSTYFLKKGKVWHYSDQTRSILEGPLEVKDLWNGLPTRRMDAAFTYNDDSYFILGYQYWKVDHTNNRVASGYPMNFHEDFLGC from the exons ATGCCTGTCGGGAAATCTCCCGGCCCTACGGTCATCACGAATGCTGTATCTAATCTTCAGTCTTTCATGGACATTACTCCATCTGGTAGCAAGGGACAGGTAGATAAGAAGACTCTTGATACTGTCAGGACACCTAGGTGTGGTCTCAAAGATCCTATCAGACACATGGCTGAGGGAGACCCTGATGTAGTTCGTCATACATTGTTTGGACCGAGGTGGAACAAGACTGCATTAGTCTACAA GATATTCAAGTTTCCACGTAAGGTCAAGAAATCGCAGTACCGTAACGCGATCGAGGAGGCTTTCCGGCTTTGGAGTAACGCTTCACCGCTCACATTTCGGGAAGTGAATCGGAGAGATTCGGCAGACATCGACATTCGGTTTGTTTCGGGTTTTCATCAAGATGAACATCCATTCGATGGACCAATGGGCGTTGTTGGTCATCCGGTGATTGAGGAGATGTATGAATCTCGCGTTGTCAGGATCGACGTCGATTCAGATGAACTATTCAGTTTTGACAGCGCAGACG GTATAAATCTTCTTCAAGTGATGGTTCATCAGATTGGTCATGCCTTAGGATTAGGACACTCATCTGATCATGACTCTATCATGTCTCCATGCGTTAAACCATATATTCCAAACTTTACTCTAACAGAGACAGACATCGCTGGTATCCAGTCAATatatg GATTACCCAATTCTCCCGTTGACCCTATATCTCCTCCTGTTGGAAGGTTGCCTAGTCCCATTATACAGCATAGTGAACCAAGATATCTCTGTCAAGAGAGACCTTTAGATGCAGTGGCCATTTTAGCTGGagaaatatatgtttttaag GGTAATAGATACTGGCAGTTTTCATCTCCTAATCATCTGTTATCACCTATCAGTGGTAGTCTCATATCAGAACGTTGGCCTGGTTTACCGACTGGTATAGATGCTGTTTATCAAAGGAACACTGATAATAAAGTCGTCTTTATTAGAg CTGGAAGGATGTGGATCTATGACATCCACCCCAAGACAGAAAGCGATACCCTTGCCCCCTACACCCAGATTCATCTTCGAGATATTGGTCTACCAAGAGCTATTGATATGGCCCTCTCATGTCCTTCTTGGCCCCAGTCTACATATTTCCTCAAGAAAGGCAAAGTTTGGCACTACAGTGACCAGACCAGGTCTATCTTAGAAGGTCCGCTTGAGGTAAAGGACTTATGGAATGGTCTACCAACCAGACGCATGGATGCAGCTTTCACTTACAATG ATGATTCATATTTCATCCTTGGATACCAATACTGGAAAGTGGATCATACTAATAACAGAGTGGCCTCTGGATATCCCATGAACTTTCATGAAGACTTTCTGGGTTGCTGA